catttgtggcctgctggtggtcattttgcagggttctggtagtgctcctcctgctcctccttgcaaaacggcggaggtagcggtcctgctgctgggttgttgccctccttcggcctcctccacgtctcctgatgtactgtctcctggtagcgcctccatgctctggacactacgctgacaggcgcagcaaaccttcttgccacagctcgcattgatgtgccatcctggatgagctgcactacctgagccacttgtgtgggttgtagactctgtctcatgctaccactagagtgaaagcaccgccagcattcaaaagtgaccaaaacatcagccaggaagcataggaactgaaaagtggtctgtggtcaccacctgcagaaccactcctttattgggggtgtcttgctaattgcctataatttccacctgttgtctattccatttgtacaacagcatgtgaaatgtattgtcaatcagtgttgcttcctaagtggacagtttgatttcacagaagtgtgattgacttggagttatattgtgttgtttaagtgttccctttattttttggagcattgtatatatatatggaacaaaaatatgaatgcaacaaaTTCTATGATTTTTACTTTAGTTCATATAGGAAAGGGTGATATATAAGGAAATCGGTtaattaaaataaatgtattcggcccaaatctatggatttcacatgactgggcagggggcCAGCCATGggtgccaggcccagccaattagTTTCCCCTCCCATAAACGGGCATTATTACAGAAATAAATACTCCTCCGTTTCATTagatgtccgggtggctggtctcagactatcctgctggtgaagaagccggatgtggaggtcctgagctggcgtggttgtgaggccggttggacatacggCCAAGTTCTCTGAAactgttggaggcagcttatggcagagaaattaccattaaattctctggcaacagctctggtggacattcctgcagtcagaatgccaattgcacactctcaAAACTTGacatatctgtggcattgttgtgACAACTGGACATTTTAGTAACCTTTTACcttccccagcacaaggtccacccgtgtaatgatcatgctgaatcagcttcttgatatgccacacctgtcaggtggatagattatcttggcaaaggagaaatgctctctaacagggatgtaaacaaatttatgcacataatttgagagaaattagcttttttgcacatatggaacatttctgggatcttatttcagctcatgacacatgggaccaacactttacatgttgcgtttatatttttgatcaaTGTGTATATGTACATAAAATAGCAGTAAAACTAATTCAAGGGttctttatttgtactgttttctacattgtagaatagcgAAGACgtttaaaactatgaaataacatgcatgtagtaaccaaaaaagtgttaaatcaaaatgagtttcttcaaagtagccaccctttgccttgacagttttgcacactcttggcattctctcaaccagcttcacccggAATGCTTTttgtcttgaaggagttaccaCATATGTTGAGCCCTtggtggctgcttttccttcactctgcggtccaaaccatctcaattgggttgaggtcgggtcatctgatgcagcactcattgctctccttggtcaaatagcccttacacagcctggagatgtgttttgggtcattgtcctgttggaaaaataaatgatagtcccactaagtgcaaaccagatgggattgcatatcgctgcagaatgctgtggtagccatgcggtttaagtgtgcattgaattcaaaataaatcactgacagtgtcaccagcacagcaccgccacaccaccacctccatgcttcacggtgtgaaccacacatgcagagattctCCTTTTgcctactctgcatctcaaagACAGTGGTTGgagccaaaaatctcaaatttggacttatCCAACCAAATGACACATTTCCAACGGtctgtccattgcttgtgtttcttggcccaagcaagtctcttcttattggtgttcttttagtagtggtttctttgcagcaattcgaccatgaaggcatgattcatcaaggcaaagggtggctactttgaagaaactcattttgatttaacacttttttggttactacatgatttcatgtgttatttcatagttttgatgtcttcactattattctacaatgtagaaaatagtaaaaataaaggaaaaccctggaatgagtgggTGTCTGTATATCTTAATTAATTCCCACAGTTGATGAATTGTGCGTAATAATAAGCTAAATCTGCGTTTTGTTTGTCAGTCAAGATGCATATTcgccccatccctctctccccttccactcATAGATGGACCTattgtttccacttcacaataacagcacttacagttgaccggggctgCTCTAGCAGGGACTTCGCTGCCCtgttcaactgtaagtgctgttattgtgaagtggaaaagtctatCTAGTTTATGTAAGATACTTTtggaagaggtagggtttcagacatttttggaagatgagcagggactctgATGTCTTGACGTTAGGGGAAGCTCGTTCCACCAGTGGGAAGCTAAGATAAATAGACTGACTCACATATGCAATGTGTTAATCAAATTGACATGTCCTTATGTATCAGGGATGCCGAGGATGCAGTCTATGGGAGGAATGGTTATGGATTTGGAGACTGCAAGCTTCGTGTTGAGCACCCTCGCTCTGCCTCCTCTAAATTCAACGGTTCTATGGGCGGTAGTGGTCGAGGGAGTGGGGACGGAGGTCCTGGTGGTCCTAAAGGGAGGTTTGGGCCTCCTACTCGGAGATCAGAGTTCAGAGTTATTGTGACTGGTAAGTGGATAAAGTCTGTGCTTTTGTTTTTTTATTCAAAGCTCCTCTTCCTTCCATTTACAGCAGGTTGGATGTACACTGGTATTGTTGACCGTTGCCTAGAAAGGCCAAAGTTCTCaatgttttggtctctgttcccACAGGCCTGCCTCCGACTGGGAGCTGGCAAGACTTGAAAGATCACATGAGGGAGGCTGGAGATGTTTGTTTCACAGATGTTCAGCGGGATGGTGAAGGGGTGGTGGAGTTCCTGCGCAGAGAGGACATGGAGTATGCCATGCGGCGCCTGGACAGGACAGAGTTCAGATCACACCAGGTAACTAAACACTCAGATCCTCAGCTATACAGTGTTTAAGAATGCGTTTTCAGGACATTCTCTGACATGGACATCTTTCAGGGGGAGACTTCATCTATCCGAGTCCATGGAGAGATGGGGGGCAGCAGAGGACGCTCGCGGTCCCGTTCCAGATCCAGGGGACGGTACTCACCCGCTTATCAAGGTCGCGGCTCTCCACCCCCTCGTTATCAGTCGCCCCCTGCTCGTAGATTGTCTCGCCATAGCCCCCCTCCACGTCGCCCCTCTGCAGCACACCGTAGCCCATCAAGCCGCAGCCCACCCCCTCGTCACTACCGATAGTCTACCTACAGGAGGGCGCCAAGACTGGcgattactttattttgtgttGCTTTTTAAGTATGTCATGTGCATTCCACTATGAGGACTGTCTCCAGAGGACTTTTTAAATGGTGTAGACAGAGCGGATGGGTAGATCTGCATTTGCCTCACATTCTCATTGATTCATTCTCAGACCTAGGATATGGCTGGTTAGGGATATTTGTGAAGGAGACTGCATACTAGAGGAATACAACATAATACAGCTCTTTAatgtagtttattttttatttttatcatgTTTCTGTAAGAGCCTGTCTAGCCTGCCCTGCCTTGTAGATGGTTGCCTCGCAAGTGTTCTCAGTTTTGTTCCTCTTATTTTACGTGAGAATGAAATTATTTCTTTCTCCTGCCCCGTTCTCAAAATAATCTTTGTAAAAAGTGTTATTTTTTTCAAATAAAGTGAGGACTCTTAGTATGTTTATTTGTTTTAGTTCCTGAATGCATGAATTGTACATTCATTGGTTGCCTCTTTAGTCCTTGATAATCATTTGCAGAGCAACCACAAAGTATGTACCATTGGGAGTTATGGTTCTGCTTTTTCAACATAATGACACTACATATTGTTCAGAGAATACAGTGCATACATGGAGTACACACACAGATCAACAACACTGGATCATCTTTCTTTGATTGAGCTTCAGTTTGTCTGGTTTGAAGGTGCCTTAATACATGCCAAGCCCTGACCCTCTTGATGGTTGGTGAATCTTTATCATTTAGCCATGCATTTCTTTGCAGAGGTCTGTCAAATGAAATAAAGTATCCAGTCATTAATTTAGcaaatgctcttatccagagctccttagtgcattcatcttaagatacaTGGGTGGGAAAACCAGTCAAATGTAGCTGTCAGCAAAGTCGGAGCACATACTTTGAATCAGAACTCGGAGTGCTTAAACATggcagctctctcctctctcttcggGAGTGGAATGTTACCTGCAGAGAAAAGAGCCATTTAAGTTTCATGATATACAAAATGGGGCACTGCCACCTTCAGAATGAACAATGATAGTAACTAATTCATGGGCTGATAAAACAGTAGCCAAGATGCTCACCTGGCGGTGCCACAAAGTACTCCTCCACTGTGTTTTTGGAGAGCTGGAGCAGTTCCTCTGCACAGTCCCCCTCTGCCACGGCATCCTCCCTCAGATACAGTGCCCTACAGAACGGAGGGTTTTCAATCTGAGAGACTAAACAAGTCACCTTAAGGTTAGGTAGGTAACTATTGGTTCCCTCTCCAAAAATTACCCAGTCTTTGTAGATCTGAAGCAATTGGATAGGGCAGTAAGCAAAATGTGATTGCTCCACCAAACCTTCCATTAAACACTTTCAATGGCTTACCACTACCCAATTCCTTCAGATCAAACACTGAAGTGCTAGGGGCTGCTTCAGGATCTGCCTGGCCTGAGTCTAACCTTTCCTCCAGAACTGAATCCATCGGGTCAACCCCATCTGTGTCAACAACATGGAGCTGATCTGCAAATCGGATGGCTTTCTCCAGACAGGCCAGCCCCTCCTGGTTGCGGAAATCCACCAGGGCTAGTCGCTCCAATTTGTCAACAAGGTCTACAGGAACTTGGCAAGGCTGTAAGAAAATGCTTATTAGATGTTAGAACTTATCAATGTCACTAACAGTTAGCCATTTGATCTGGCTTAATTTACAAGCTAATAAAAATGACTTCATTAACAAAGTACAGTATACTAACTGGGGGTAGCTGGTTCTCCAATACAGGCTCCCATGTTGCTACCCTGGGCACCTAGGATTTAAAAATTAACATGGGCAATACAACAAGGAACTGCAACCACAGTCCACATGTGTACGATATGCTGTACTgtacattagctagctagt
This sequence is a window from Oncorhynchus keta strain PuntledgeMale-10-30-2019 chromosome 14, Oket_V2, whole genome shotgun sequence. Protein-coding genes within it:
- the gatc gene encoding glutamyl-tRNA(Gln) amidotransferase subunit C, mitochondrial, whose protein sequence is MYVVVNYARRLQTLAFNLVPSCYHQGVTRVSITSQDRKSKQNFSCFRWTHLITLVHQYSTRISNSKVPRVATWEPVLENQLPPPCQVPVDLVDKLERLALVDFRNQEGLACLEKAIRFADQLHVVDTDGVDPMDSVLEERALYLREDAVAEGDCAEELLQLSKNTVEEYFVAPPGNIPLPKREERAAMFKHSEF
- the LOC118393283 gene encoding serine/arginine-rich splicing factor 9-like — protein: MADGRIYVGNLPADVQERDIEDIFFKYGKIRDIELKNNRGTIPFAFVRFEDPRDAEDAVYGRNGYGFGDCKLRVEHPRSASSKFNGSMGGSGRGSGDGGPGGPKGRFGPPTRRSEFRVIVTGLPPTGSWQDLKDHMREAGDVCFTDVQRDGEGVVEFLRREDMEYAMRRLDRTEFRSHQGETSSIRVHGEMGGSRGRSRSRSRSRGRYSPAYQGRGSPPPRYQSPPARRLSRHSPPPRRPSAAHRSPSSRSPPPRHYR